Proteins from a single region of Raphanus sativus cultivar WK10039 unplaced genomic scaffold, ASM80110v3 Scaffold0604, whole genome shotgun sequence:
- the LOC108834544 gene encoding uncharacterized protein LOC108834544, with translation MIGTIRLPVYACGTTRTVKFSVVDSKAPYNAILGTPWLHSMQAIPSTYHQCVKFPGPDGKIRTLRGDQQAARDLLIATIKLQRQTSHVNTVSNPLQKAFPQQEEVIDISLDVADHSKVIRIGASLPEDMRQQLTEFLRQNVSTFAWTTSDMKGIDPAITSHELNVDPTFKPIRQKRQKLGPERTKAVNDEVDRLLTADSIMEVKYPDCFPLPHIDRLVESTAGNALLTFMDAFSGYNQIMMHPDDREKTAFITDRGTYCYKVMPFGLKNAGATYQRLVNRMFADKLGSTMEVYIDDMLVKSLRAEDHLTHLKDCLTTLNEYGMKLNPAKCTFGVMSGEFLGYIVTQRGIEANPKQISAILDLPSPKNSQEVQRLTGRIAALNRFISRSTDKCLPFFELLRGNKRFIWDDKCEEAFGQLKRYLTTPPALSKPEAGDILTLYIAVTPIAVSSVLIREDRGEQKPIFYTSKRMTEAETRYPTLEKMALAVVHSARKLRPYFQSHTIEVLSNQPLRTIMQNANHSRRLTKWAMELSEHDIVYKNRTAAKSQVLADFLIELTPELEQDLAVSSRNWILHVDGSSTNKGSGAGVQLQSPTGELIRQSFSFGFPASNNEAEYESLLARAKRLSAYCDSQLVASQYNSEYDAHNARMDAYLKLVQDLTKDFEFFELTKVPRGENVCADALAALGSKLHDQIMRTIPIHRIESPSITAQSASTSSVSAVAVTADMNVDPSSDETPDWRTDLINYLAHGNLPDDKWLARRLKARSAHYVVIEGELHRWNANKVLLKCISGDETRLVMAENHEGAAGNHSGGRALALKTRTHDPFMRWAMDIIGPMPNSRGKRFVLVLTDYFTKWIEAEAFANVTDNEVQKFVWRNIICRHGFPYEISNGQAESSNRTIIDGLKKRLDLKKGCWADELDGVLWSHRTTPRSATKCTPFSMAYGVEAMAPAEVNVTSLRRSRMPQHVELNQSMLLDALDAIEERRDQALLRIQNYQHQIESYYNKKVKSRPLEQGDLVLRKVFENTREWKAGKLGTNWEGPYKITQVIKPGVYRLETSTGEAVPRAWNSMHLKRYSP, from the exons ATGATCGGCACAATCCGCCTTCCAGTATACGCATGTGGCACAACACGAACCGTGAAGTTCTCGGTCGTCGACTCTAAAGCCCCCTATAACGCGATCCTAGGCACCCCTTGGCTGCATTCGATGCAAGCGATCCCATCGACTTACCATCAGTGCGTCAAGTTCCCGGGACCAGACGGCAAAATCCGAACGCTGCGGGGCGATCAGCAAGCCGCTAGAGATCTGTTAATCGCAACCATAAAACTTCAGCGACAAACCTCGCATGTTAACACCGTCTCAAACCCCTTACAGAAGGCGTTTCCCCAGCAAGAGGAAGTTATCGACATATCCCTCGACGTTGCTGACCATAGCAAAGTGATCCGCATCGGAGCATCCCTGCCGGAAGATATGCGGCAGCAACTCACCGAGTTTCTCCGTCAGAACGTCTCCACCTTCGCCTGGACTACATCCGACATGAAAGGGATCGATCCAGCAATTACCTCTCATGAGTTAAACGTTGATCCCACCTTCAAGCCTATCCGCCAAAAGCGCCAGAAACTAGGACCCGAACGAACAAAGGCAGTCAACGACGAGGTGGACCGCCTGCTCACCGCCGACTCAATCATGGAAGTCAagtaccccgactg TTTCCCCCTCCCACACATCGACCGTTTAGTCGAATCGACTGCCGGAAACGCCCTCTTGACGTTCATGGACGCATTCTCTGGATACAACCAGATAATGATGCATCCCGACGACCGCGAGAAGACGGCGTTCATAACAGATCGAGGAACCTACTGCTACAAGGTAATGCCCTTCGGTCTTAAAAACGCGGGAGCCACCTACCAGCGCCTTGTCAACCGCATGTTCGCTGACAAGCTAGGCTCGACGATGGAAGTCTACATCGACGACATGCTGGTCAAGTCACTCCGAGCCGAGGATCACCTCACGCACCTCAAAGACTGCTTAACAACACTCAACGAGTACGGCATGAAACTGAACCCGGCTAAATGCACGTTCGGCGTTATGTCCGGCGAATTTCTCGGATATATCGTCACTCAGAGAGGTATTGAAGCTAATCCCAAACAGATATCGGCGATCCTCGATCTCCCAAGCCCTAAGAACAGCCAAGAAGTGCAACGCCTCACTGGCCGAATAGCAGCGCTCAACAGGTTCATCTCGCGATCTACCGATAAGTGTCTTCCCTTCTTTGAATTGTTGCGAGGAAACAAACGATTCATCTGGGACGACAAATGCGAGGAGGCCTTTGGCCAACTTAAGCGATATCTGACTACTCCTCCAGCACTCTCGAAACCAGAAGCAGGTGACATTCTCACCCTCTATATTGCCGTCACACCTATCGCCGTCAGCAGCGTGCTCATACGCGAAGATCGGGGGGAGCAAAAACCGATCTTCTACACGAGCAAACGCATGACCGAAGCTGAAACCCGCTATCCCACCCTCGAGAAAATGGCGCTTGCAGTGGTACACTCAGCGAGGAAACTCCGCCCGTACTTTCAGTCTCACACAATTGAAGTTCTCTCCAATCAGCCCCTCCGAACAATCATGCAGAACGCCAACCACTCTCGGCGGCTAACGAAATGGGCGATGGAGCTCAGCGAGCATGACATCGTATACAAGAACCGAACAGCAGCCAAGTCCCAGGTCCTCGCTGACTTCCTGATCGAACTCACACCCGAACTCGAGCAGGATCTGGCCGTGTCATCTCGCAATTGGATTCTGCACGTCGACGGCTCCTCAACCAATAAAGGATCCGGCGCCGGCGTTCAGCTTCAATCCCCAACCGGCGAACTGATAAGACAGTCTTTTAGCTTCGGCTTTCCCGCTTCCAACAACGAGGCTGAGTACGAATCTCTCCTTGCAAGAGCCAAACGCCTCAGTGCCTACTGCGACTCTCAGCTCGTCGCCAGTCAATATAACAGCGAGTACGATGCTCACAATGCAAGAATGGACGCCTATCTCAAGCTTGTTCAGGACCTCACGAAAGACTTCGAATTTTTCGAACTCACCAAAGTCCCGAGAGGAGAGAACGTCTGCGCTGATGCTCTAGCAGCCCTTGGGAGCAAGCTACACGATCAGATCATGCGGACAATTCCCATTCATCGGATCGAGAGCCCCAGCATAACGGCACAAAGCGCGAGTACCTCCTCTGTCTCTGCGGTAGCTGTTACAGCCGATATGAACGTCGATCCCTCATCAGACGAAACCCCCGATTGGCGTACCGATTTGATCAACTACTTAGCACACGGCAACCTTCCAGATGATAAGTGGCTAGCGCGAAGACTGAAGGCACGCAGTGCCCATTACGTCGTCATCGAGGGCGAACTACACCGTTGGAACGCCAACAAGGTCCTCCTGAAATGCATTTCAGGCGACGAAACGCGACTGGTCATGGCTGAAAATCACGAAGGCGCGGCGGGTAATCATTCCGGAGGACGAGCTCTAGCACTTAAA acACGCACCCACGATCCGTTTATGCGTTGGGCAATGGATATCATCGGGCCCATGCCGAATTCACGAGGCAAGCGTTTCGTTCTCGTCCTGACTGATTATTTCACCAAATGGATCGAAGCGGAAGCCTTCGCCAACGTCACCGACAATGAAGTTCAGAAATTCGTCTGGCGCAACATTATTTGTCGTCACGGTTTTCCTTACGAGATC AGTAACGGCCAGGCAGAGTCATCCAACCGTACGATCATCGACGGCTTAAAGAAACGACTAGATTTGAAAAAAGGCTGCTGGGCCGACGAGCTAGACGGTGTCCTTTGGTCTCACCGCACCACGCCTCGTTCCGCGACTAAGTGCACTCCATTCTCCATGGCCTACGGCGTTGAAGCAATGGCTCCCGCCGAAGTTAATGTAACTAGTCTCCGAAGATCTCGAATGCCTCAACACGTTGAGCTCAATCAAAGTATGCTCCTCGACGCACTTGACGCAATCGAAGAACGCCGCGATCAAGCTCTGCTCCGAATCCAGAACTACCAACATCAAATCGAGAGCTACTATAATAAGAAGGTCAAGTCGCGCCCTCTTGAACAAGGTGATCTCGTTCTTCGAAAAGTCTTCGAGAACACTAGAGAGTGGAAGGctggcaagcttggaactaatTGGGAAGGGCCATACAAAATCACACAAGTGATCAAACCTGGAGTCTATCGCCTGGAAACGTCAACCGGTGAAGCAGTTCCGCGTGCCTGGAATTCCATGCATCTAAAGCGATACTCTCCATAA